A part of Paenibacillus sp. IHBB 10380 genomic DNA contains:
- a CDS encoding manganese-dependent inorganic pyrophosphatase: MSKVLIFGHKNPDSDTICSAIAYAELKKAMGVDAEPVRLGSVNGETQYALDHFKVSAPRQVETVANEVQEVILVDHNERQQSVSDLDQVRVIEVIDHHRIANFETSHPLYYRAEPVGCTATILNKIYKEKGVAIRKEIAGLMLSAIISDSLLLKSPTCTDEDVAAAKELAEIAGVNLESYGLEMLKAGADLSDKSISELISLDAKEFQMGNFKVEIAQVNAVDTNDVLARQAELEKALTDVIAAKSLDLFVFVVTDILNNDSVALALGASAHAVEQAYNVKLDDNKAILKGVVSRKSQIVPVLTETLNKI, from the coding sequence ATGAGTAAAGTTCTTATTTTTGGGCATAAAAATCCAGACAGTGATACCATTTGTTCTGCCATTGCGTATGCGGAACTCAAGAAAGCAATGGGTGTGGATGCAGAACCTGTTCGTCTAGGTAGTGTTAACGGTGAGACACAATATGCACTTGATCATTTCAAAGTATCAGCACCACGTCAAGTGGAGACGGTAGCGAATGAAGTGCAAGAAGTTATTCTAGTCGATCATAATGAACGTCAACAAAGTGTAAGTGATCTTGATCAGGTTCGTGTTATCGAGGTTATTGATCACCATCGTATTGCGAATTTTGAGACGAGCCATCCGTTGTATTATCGTGCAGAGCCTGTAGGCTGTACAGCGACTATACTTAATAAAATATATAAGGAAAAAGGGGTAGCTATTCGTAAAGAAATCGCGGGCTTAATGCTATCGGCTATCATTTCAGATTCCCTATTATTGAAATCTCCAACTTGTACAGATGAAGATGTAGCTGCAGCTAAGGAGCTAGCTGAAATCGCTGGTGTTAATTTGGAGAGCTATGGTCTTGAAATGCTTAAAGCTGGAGCAGACCTTAGTGATAAAAGTATCAGTGAATTGATCTCCCTTGATGCTAAGGAGTTCCAAATGGGGAACTTTAAGGTTGAGATCGCTCAAGTCAATGCTGTGGATACGAACGATGTTCTGGCTCGTCAAGCAGAATTGGAGAAGGCGCTCACAGATGTTATTGCAGCTAAGAGTTTGGATCTGTTCGTATTTGTAGTGACAGATATTCTGAATAATGATTCTGTAGCCTTAGCACTTGGAGCTTCAGCACATGCGGTAGAGCAAGCTTACAATGTGAAGCTAGACGATAACAAAGCCATTCTAAAAGGCGTAGTATCACGTAAATCTCAGATTGTACCGGTGTTGACTGAAACATTGAATAAAATCTAG
- a CDS encoding thioredoxin family protein, with translation MERIQTEEQYKQLTQGDELTVIKYDATWCPDCKTLDKFMDGIIDNNPDKHFYAMDVESFPNISEQNDVRGIPSLLVYRNGEKIAHLHSKFAKTPTQITEYLDSIK, from the coding sequence ATGGAAAGAATTCAAACAGAAGAACAATATAAACAGCTGACGCAAGGTGATGAATTAACTGTTATTAAATATGATGCAACATGGTGTCCTGACTGCAAGACATTGGATAAATTTATGGATGGAATTATAGACAATAATCCCGACAAACATTTCTATGCTATGGATGTGGAATCATTCCCAAATATTTCGGAACAGAATGATGTTCGAGGTATACCGAGTCTGTTAGTGTATCGAAATGGGGAGAAGATTGCCCACTTGCATAGTAAATTTGCCAAGACACCGACTCAGATCACAGAATATCTCGATTCCATTAAATAA
- a CDS encoding methyl-accepting chemotaxis protein — translation MKNRIAAWNNTVRNVSLRVKLPLFISMLVIVVLIGTSASMYMFGSSLLLDKSKDEMNANADRIGESLLSTVQLEQEMAYLISIHSDFKDLLKLRNENKLSEEDFFSAKNQSFTRSNDILTQSIKGIKGIETLMVVDSKGKVISSSSPVAIQADRSDREYFQEAVKGKSNISDALISKSTNTLIVSFAQPIKDDNGKVLGVYISTIDTSMFVDKLEGIQINEEGLIYILSRDGAIIYHSQDATLIGQKIESADMTNLLKEKAVDKIIQGNIDYQDKFMRYSKIPEADWTVVVEDSYRDIKKPLDTLFTNIAIVTIITLIIAVTFGLLLSRTITKPVIKLTNLFRKLSSGDLTVAATGRYNSEFKDLADSFNVMVGLNKDLISNMNSTIYVLNYSTQELETSSKQTASSIEETATTTMEIAKATESQSNDTEHIVDKFNEVGDKINNINNRAQSVKERAENIIEVFHANKEVIENLIEINDKNEGEVRKISGITSKLEESSHSISEITGAITAIATQTNLLALNASIEAARAGEYGRGFAVVATEIRKLAEQSSKQSNEINVIIQQTLQYVGENNESVKEIREISSKQNQYVGQTEEAFDTILRNVIEITDQIKPMASEISDMEQSKDDVLESAQSLSASGEEVSASVEEVTATIKEQSAMVQNLSDMIETIDNLSKDLKEAASKFRTE, via the coding sequence ATGAAGAATAGAATAGCAGCGTGGAATAACACGGTTAGAAATGTCTCCTTAAGGGTGAAATTACCTCTATTTATAAGTATGCTTGTCATTGTTGTACTTATAGGAACAAGTGCTTCCATGTATATGTTTGGTTCAAGTTTACTTCTTGATAAGAGCAAGGACGAAATGAACGCAAATGCTGACAGGATTGGGGAAAGTTTATTATCAACCGTTCAGTTAGAACAAGAAATGGCTTATTTGATCTCAATTCATAGCGACTTCAAAGACTTATTAAAGCTGCGTAATGAGAATAAGCTGTCTGAAGAAGACTTTTTTTCTGCTAAAAATCAATCGTTTACGAGATCAAATGACATATTGACTCAAAGCATTAAAGGAATAAAAGGAATTGAAACCCTTATGGTTGTCGATTCTAAAGGGAAGGTTATCTCAAGTAGTAGTCCTGTTGCGATTCAAGCCGATCGATCAGATCGTGAGTATTTTCAAGAAGCAGTAAAAGGGAAATCCAATATAAGTGATGCCTTGATATCAAAATCGACTAATACGTTAATTGTCTCCTTCGCACAGCCCATTAAAGATGATAATGGCAAAGTGCTTGGAGTTTACATCAGTACTATAGATACTTCCATGTTCGTTGATAAATTGGAGGGTATCCAAATCAATGAAGAAGGATTGATCTATATCTTAAGCCGAGATGGGGCGATTATATATCACTCTCAAGATGCTACGCTTATTGGGCAAAAGATAGAATCAGCTGATATGACCAATCTTCTGAAAGAGAAAGCTGTAGACAAGATTATTCAAGGGAATATTGATTATCAAGATAAATTTATGAGGTATTCGAAGATACCTGAAGCAGATTGGACAGTTGTCGTTGAAGATAGCTATCGAGATATCAAAAAACCACTTGATACATTGTTCACTAACATAGCTATTGTAACCATCATTACCCTGATCATCGCGGTTACCTTTGGATTGCTATTATCCAGAACGATTACAAAGCCGGTCATTAAACTTACGAATTTGTTCAGAAAGTTATCATCTGGTGATTTAACGGTGGCTGCTACGGGTCGATACAACAGTGAGTTCAAGGACTTGGCAGATAGTTTCAACGTCATGGTTGGATTAAATAAAGATTTAATCTCGAATATGAATAGCACTATTTATGTACTCAATTACAGTACTCAAGAATTAGAAACATCCTCGAAGCAAACAGCTTCTTCCATTGAGGAGACTGCAACAACGACGATGGAAATTGCTAAAGCGACGGAATCTCAATCGAATGATACAGAACACATCGTAGATAAATTTAATGAGGTTGGAGACAAAATTAATAATATTAATAACAGAGCGCAGTCTGTAAAAGAAAGAGCCGAGAATATTATTGAGGTATTTCATGCTAATAAAGAAGTTATTGAGAACTTGATTGAAATTAATGATAAGAACGAAGGAGAAGTACGTAAAATTTCTGGGATTACTTCTAAACTAGAAGAGAGTTCACATAGCATTAGTGAGATCACAGGTGCTATTACCGCGATTGCAACACAAACTAACCTACTTGCACTGAATGCTTCCATAGAAGCAGCAAGAGCCGGAGAGTATGGTAGAGGATTTGCAGTTGTAGCAACAGAAATCCGTAAATTGGCAGAACAAAGCTCGAAGCAATCGAATGAGATTAATGTCATTATTCAACAGACGCTTCAATATGTTGGGGAGAATAATGAGAGTGTGAAAGAAATCAGAGAGATCTCAAGTAAGCAGAATCAATATGTAGGTCAAACAGAGGAAGCATTTGACACGATCTTAAGGAATGTTATTGAGATTACAGATCAGATTAAACCGATGGCGAGTGAAATCTCAGATATGGAACAAAGCAAGGATGATGTATTGGAATCTGCTCAGAGTTTATCTGCTTCTGGAGAAGAAGTATCCGCCTCAGTGGAGGAAGTTACAGCTACCATTAAGGAGCAATCTGCTATGGTTCAGAACTTATCAGACATGATTGAGACGATTGATAACTTGAGTAAAGATCTTAAGGAAGCTGCTTCTAAATTTAGAACAGAATGA
- a CDS encoding metal-dependent hydrolase, with the protein MEIMYHGHSCIQIFTGGKSLIIDPFLRGNELAITLPEEIKTDAVLLTHAHIDHILDAEPIAKANDIPVVANVELATYMSWKGVKTIDMNIGGTVDLGFAKAKMIQAFHSSGIVLEEEQRIMYAGMPGGYIISAEGLTILHAGDTSLFGDMKMFGDRYSIDIAFVPIGDKYTMGIDDALQAAEWYNAKMTVPVHYNTFPLIQQDAQAFVQQLERKGLAGKVLQPGEVIDMERTNK; encoded by the coding sequence ATGGAAATTATGTATCATGGCCATTCATGTATTCAGATTTTTACAGGGGGAAAGTCTCTCATTATAGACCCATTCCTACGTGGCAATGAGCTCGCGATCACATTACCGGAAGAGATTAAGACAGATGCGGTTCTCTTAACCCATGCACATATAGATCATATCCTAGATGCAGAGCCCATTGCTAAAGCAAATGATATTCCCGTTGTTGCCAATGTGGAACTTGCCACTTATATGTCATGGAAGGGTGTCAAAACGATTGATATGAACATCGGTGGTACTGTTGATCTTGGTTTCGCCAAAGCTAAAATGATTCAAGCCTTTCATAGCTCTGGTATTGTATTGGAAGAAGAGCAACGGATTATGTATGCAGGTATGCCAGGAGGATATATCATTTCTGCAGAAGGGCTAACGATTCTTCATGCAGGTGATACGAGTCTTTTCGGGGATATGAAAATGTTCGGAGATCGTTATTCCATTGATATTGCCTTCGTTCCGATAGGAGACAAGTATACGATGGGCATTGATGATGCACTTCAAGCAGCCGAGTGGTATAACGCGAAGATGACTGTACCTGTTCATTATAATACATTCCCTCTTATTCAGCAGGATGCTCAAGCATTTGTGCAACAACTAGAGAGGAAAGGGTTAGCGGGTAAGGTTCTACAACCAGGTGAGGTAATAGATATGGAAAGAACAAATAAGTGA
- a CDS encoding cation:proton antiporter produces MAFVLYLVLILVFTKVAGDLAVRLGQPAVLGKLIVGVILGPAVLGWIPSDSSFIHEMSEIGVLLLMFIAGLETDLDQLRRNWKSALAVAVGGIILPFLGGFAVAEVFGFPHNYALFMGVIFSATSVSISAQVLKDMNKLNSREGTTILGAAVVDDVLVVILLAVMMSLLGTGADVSLGLLIGKKVLFFAVIIVAGWLLVPRFMKIFAPLRVTEATMSAALIICFGFAYFADIMGMAGIIGSFAAGIAISQTSFKHTVEKKLEPIAYSIFVPVFFVSIGLNVSFEGVGQQIVFLIVLSLVAIVSKWIGGGLGARLTGFNNHSSIAIGAGMISRGEVALIIAATGLEAGLLQPEYFTSVIIMVILTTLVAPPLLKYLFREPSVVKED; encoded by the coding sequence ATGGCTTTTGTTTTATATCTTGTACTTATTCTAGTGTTCACTAAAGTTGCAGGTGATCTTGCTGTTCGATTAGGGCAGCCAGCAGTCCTGGGTAAGTTAATTGTTGGGGTTATTCTAGGTCCTGCCGTCTTAGGATGGATTCCAAGTGATAGCAGCTTTATTCATGAAATGTCGGAAATTGGTGTGCTGTTACTCATGTTCATAGCGGGTCTTGAGACGGACCTGGATCAGCTTCGGAGAAATTGGAAGTCCGCACTGGCTGTAGCTGTTGGAGGTATTATTCTTCCTTTCCTTGGGGGATTCGCAGTTGCAGAAGTATTCGGATTTCCACATAACTATGCTCTTTTCATGGGTGTTATTTTTAGTGCTACTTCGGTCAGTATTTCTGCTCAGGTGCTAAAGGATATGAACAAGTTGAATTCGCGCGAAGGCACAACGATTCTGGGCGCTGCTGTTGTGGATGATGTACTCGTGGTCATTCTACTTGCGGTGATGATGAGTCTGCTCGGAACTGGGGCAGATGTTTCATTAGGACTATTAATCGGTAAAAAGGTGTTGTTCTTCGCAGTCATTATTGTAGCGGGATGGTTACTTGTGCCAAGATTTATGAAAATATTTGCGCCACTCAGAGTAACAGAAGCAACGATGAGCGCTGCTTTAATTATATGTTTTGGATTTGCCTATTTTGCAGATATCATGGGTATGGCTGGTATTATAGGTTCATTTGCAGCCGGCATCGCTATTTCGCAAACTTCATTTAAGCATACAGTAGAGAAGAAGCTGGAGCCGATTGCTTACTCTATTTTTGTTCCTGTTTTCTTTGTGAGTATTGGATTGAATGTATCGTTTGAGGGTGTAGGGCAACAAATAGTGTTTCTAATTGTACTATCACTTGTTGCTATTGTAAGTAAGTGGATCGGTGGAGGACTCGGAGCACGCCTTACTGGATTTAACAATCATTCCTCTATTGCTATTGGAGCGGGGATGATCTCAAGAGGAGAAGTGGCTCTAATTATCGCTGCCACAGGTTTGGAAGCAGGCTTGCTACAGCCTGAATATTTCACTTCCGTTATTATTATGGTTATTCTAACTACTTTAGTGGCTCCGCCATTGTTAAAGTACTTGTTTCGTGAGCCATCCGTTGTAAAAGAAGACTAA
- a CDS encoding glycerophosphodiester phosphodiesterase, translating into MKKIINFAHRGASAVCPENTMASFTKSLELGATGIETDVQMTKDGQLVLIHDEAINRTTAGEGFVKDMISEEISAQDAGSWFGETFKGEHIPTLEELLELLRVRDTILNIELKNGIFMYPGMEEKVINLVRQYGMAERVVISSFNHYSLVHCKSIAPEIRTGILYMEGLYRPWDYASSVGADALHANHLAVLPEFIAEAVEHGKDYHPFTVNAPDRMKALMEAGVSGIITDYPDKLAELLANRGA; encoded by the coding sequence ATGAAGAAGATCATTAATTTTGCACATCGAGGCGCATCTGCGGTATGTCCTGAGAACACGATGGCGTCTTTTACCAAAAGTCTTGAATTAGGTGCAACAGGTATTGAAACGGATGTTCAGATGACGAAGGATGGACAACTCGTCTTAATTCATGATGAGGCCATCAACCGAACCACTGCTGGAGAGGGCTTTGTGAAAGACATGATATCAGAGGAAATATCCGCGCAGGATGCCGGTTCTTGGTTTGGAGAGACATTTAAGGGGGAGCACATCCCTACATTGGAAGAGCTATTAGAGCTTCTTCGTGTGCGGGATACGATACTAAATATTGAATTAAAGAATGGTATCTTTATGTATCCGGGGATGGAGGAAAAGGTCATTAACCTTGTTAGGCAATATGGAATGGCTGAGCGAGTCGTGATTTCTAGCTTTAACCATTACTCCTTAGTCCACTGTAAATCGATTGCTCCTGAGATTCGGACAGGAATCTTGTATATGGAAGGATTGTATCGGCCATGGGACTATGCTTCATCTGTAGGAGCTGATGCGCTTCATGCGAATCACCTTGCTGTACTTCCAGAGTTTATTGCGGAAGCCGTGGAGCATGGTAAAGATTATCACCCTTTCACAGTGAATGCGCCCGATCGAATGAAGGCACTGATGGAAGCTGGAGTTTCTGGTATTATTACAGATTATCCTGATAAATTAGCTGAACTATTGGCGAATAGAGGAGCGTGA
- a CDS encoding SLC45 family MFS transporter: MKRTWLLGFGFFSISITWALYNAFIPFFLENYVQSIAVVGFLMTIDNYFALFLQPWIGNRSDRTRTRYGRRIPYLLVGMPLAAIFTAIIPFHTGLFTLLLFMILMNLSMSLYRSPTIALMPDITPENRRTKANGIINFMGGVGSIIAFGVGSMMYDLHRSAPFIAAGIVTLICLLVVSRSIKEERDGVNSEETRIPRISLKSQFDRTTLFLLAAIFFWFVSYQGVETLFTLYGKNYLGLSEKASAFSLTFFSVAFVLFAIPSGLLGKRFGKRKMIITGICGLFVVFTLVIFVKDLLMLRVVLLIGGMFWACININSYPFIISTGKEESIGTRTGLYYLVSSLAAISSPPLLGQMIDNFGYSILFYCASASLLVALACMLMVRQGNESSDAMGG; the protein is encoded by the coding sequence GTGAAAAGAACATGGTTGCTGGGCTTTGGATTTTTCAGTATTAGTATTACATGGGCATTATATAATGCATTCATTCCTTTCTTTCTGGAAAATTACGTACAAAGCATAGCCGTTGTGGGCTTTTTGATGACAATAGACAATTATTTTGCGCTGTTTCTACAACCATGGATAGGGAATCGAAGTGACCGTACTAGAACTCGATATGGTCGAAGAATCCCCTATTTGCTAGTAGGAATGCCACTTGCTGCGATCTTCACAGCTATTATTCCCTTTCATACGGGGTTATTCACTCTTCTATTATTCATGATCCTGATGAATCTATCTATGAGCCTGTATCGATCCCCGACCATTGCATTAATGCCAGATATTACACCAGAGAATAGACGCACGAAAGCAAACGGAATTATTAATTTCATGGGCGGAGTAGGATCTATCATTGCATTTGGTGTAGGCTCCATGATGTATGATCTTCATCGGTCGGCACCTTTCATAGCTGCGGGAATCGTAACACTTATTTGTCTTCTGGTTGTCTCTCGATCGATTAAGGAAGAGAGAGATGGCGTGAACTCGGAAGAAACAAGGATACCCCGTATTTCGTTAAAAAGTCAGTTTGATCGTACGACGTTATTTTTACTAGCCGCTATTTTTTTCTGGTTCGTCTCTTATCAAGGTGTTGAAACTTTGTTCACTTTATATGGTAAGAACTATCTTGGGCTGAGTGAGAAGGCCTCTGCCTTCTCACTTACCTTCTTCTCTGTAGCCTTTGTTCTCTTTGCGATTCCAAGTGGATTGTTGGGCAAACGATTCGGAAAGAGAAAGATGATCATTACAGGCATATGTGGCTTGTTTGTAGTCTTTACTCTTGTCATCTTCGTGAAAGATTTACTCATGCTTCGTGTTGTACTGCTCATAGGGGGGATGTTCTGGGCATGTATTAATATCAACTCTTACCCTTTTATTATTTCAACAGGTAAGGAAGAGAGTATTGGTACAAGAACAGGATTGTACTACTTAGTATCTTCATTAGCTGCCATATCATCTCCACCTTTACTGGGTCAGATGATCGATAACTTTGGGTATTCCATATTGTTCTATTGTGCATCGGCGAGTTTGCTCGTGGCGTTGGCATGTATGCTCATGGTTAGACAAGGGAATGAGTCTTCGGATGCGATGGGCGGATAG
- the deoC gene encoding deoxyribose-phosphate aldolase, with protein MNQASVSRMIDHTLLKPNASRDEVIKLAEEAKTFLFASVCVNPTWVAVAHEILKDTPEVKVCTVIGFPLGASTSEVKAFEVTNAIANGATEVDMVINIGALKDHDDALVKRDIAAVVAAARGQALTKVIIETCLLSEEEKVRACQLAVEAGADYVKTSTGFSTGGATVEDIALMRKTVGPDLGVKASGGVRSAEDAQAMIQAGATRIGTSGGVAIAQGEQSQSSY; from the coding sequence ATGAACCAAGCATCAGTTTCTAGAATGATCGACCATACCTTATTGAAGCCAAATGCTAGTCGGGATGAAGTAATTAAGCTGGCTGAAGAAGCCAAAACCTTTCTCTTTGCCTCGGTATGTGTAAACCCAACATGGGTTGCAGTGGCGCATGAAATATTGAAGGATACACCCGAAGTGAAAGTATGTACGGTCATAGGATTTCCACTTGGAGCTTCTACGTCAGAAGTTAAGGCATTTGAAGTTACGAATGCCATTGCTAATGGGGCAACAGAAGTAGATATGGTTATTAACATTGGAGCTTTGAAGGACCATGATGATGCACTTGTGAAACGGGATATTGCTGCGGTTGTTGCGGCTGCTCGTGGACAAGCTTTGACTAAAGTTATTATTGAGACCTGCTTACTATCTGAAGAAGAGAAAGTGCGTGCGTGCCAACTAGCTGTTGAAGCTGGGGCTGATTATGTCAAAACATCTACTGGATTCTCCACCGGAGGAGCTACCGTTGAGGATATCGCATTAATGCGTAAGACTGTCGGACCAGATCTGGGTGTTAAGGCTTCAGGTGGAGTACGCAGTGCAGAGGATGCACAAGCGATGATTCAAGCGGGTGCAACCCGAATAGGGACTAGTGGTGGAGTGGCAATCGCGCAAGGGGAGCAGTCCCAAAGCAGTTACTAA